The following are encoded together in the Verrucomicrobiota bacterium genome:
- a CDS encoding LLM class oxidoreductase, with protein MIQQQCSTGFETINRGYNQVFQSGKLSIGLTVPVESYPHSPIPSMADHVERIQQAERLGFAAVWLRDVPFNVPSFGDAGQIYDPFVYLGFIAGLTESIGIGVASIILPLRHPAHVAKAAASADALSNGRFLLGVASGDRPDEYPALDLPFETRGENFRDSFAYIRHMAETNPDFENSYGHLKSDIDMLPKPTSGRIPLLVTGHSRQTPEWIAKNSDGWILYPRNPSMQKAIVSDSKELVQSTGTRSLPIMQSLYLDLDEDPNTDPKGIHLGFRSGTAYLLKHLTALEDAGINHVALNLRFNRARIETTLERLADTVLPHFSAP; from the coding sequence ATGATTCAACAACAATGCTCTACAGGATTTGAAACGATAAACCGCGGGTACAACCAGGTGTTTCAGAGCGGAAAATTGAGCATTGGTTTGACCGTCCCAGTCGAATCATACCCTCACTCCCCCATCCCTTCGATGGCGGATCACGTTGAAAGGATCCAACAGGCAGAAAGGCTTGGTTTTGCAGCAGTCTGGTTACGGGATGTACCTTTTAACGTTCCCTCATTCGGAGACGCTGGTCAGATCTACGATCCGTTTGTCTATCTCGGATTTATTGCAGGTCTTACCGAGTCAATAGGCATCGGTGTGGCAAGCATCATCCTGCCACTTCGTCACCCAGCACATGTGGCTAAAGCAGCAGCCAGTGCAGATGCACTCTCTAACGGCCGATTCCTACTCGGAGTTGCCTCCGGAGACCGTCCTGATGAGTACCCTGCACTTGATCTTCCATTTGAAACAAGGGGAGAAAATTTCCGTGATAGTTTTGCCTACATTCGTCATATGGCGGAAACAAATCCTGACTTCGAAAACTCCTACGGACATCTGAAGTCCGACATCGATATGTTGCCTAAACCGACTTCCGGAAGAATCCCCTTGCTAGTGACTGGGCACAGTAGACAGACGCCTGAATGGATAGCAAAAAACAGCGATGGATGGATACTTTATCCAAGGAACCCGTCGATGCAGAAGGCTATCGTGAGTGATTCGAAAGAGCTTGTCCAAAGCACAGGAACCCGCTCCCTGCCGATCATGCAATCACTGTACCTTGATCTTGATGAAGATCCAAATACTGACCCGAAGGGAATACATCTCGGCTTTCGCTCTGGAACAGCCTACCTTCTAAAACACCTCACTGCCCTCGAAGACGCAGGCATCAATCACGTCGCCCTGAATCTCCGTTTCAATCGAGCAAGAATCGAAACGACTCTGGAACGATTGGCCGATACCGTCCTTCCACACTTTTCTGCCCCTTAG
- a CDS encoding SDR family NAD(P)-dependent oxidoreductase, with product MQKTILITGATDGIGLETSRRLLALGHNVLLHGRNPSKLTRIARDLSTSKEIESYVADLTDMAEVEALANAVLDKHKKLDVLINNAGVLKSPERLTKDGLDLRFAVNTIAPYLLTKRLWSLFDESGRIINLSSAAQAPVDLSALMGKTSLDNMTAYAQSKLAITMWSRQMASATPGAPVIVAVNPGSLLATKMVKEGFGMSGKDLNIGAEVLVRAALADEFADSSGKYFDNDLGVFSDPHPDALDKDKLAAIVLKIEEILDQLKASQKTR from the coding sequence ATGCAAAAGACAATCCTAATAACCGGTGCCACAGATGGCATCGGTCTCGAAACGTCAAGACGCCTTCTTGCACTTGGCCACAATGTCCTGCTCCACGGCCGCAATCCTTCCAAGCTAACTCGAATTGCTCGAGATCTCTCGACGAGTAAGGAGATAGAGAGCTACGTTGCCGATCTAACGGACATGGCGGAAGTAGAAGCACTTGCGAACGCCGTTTTGGATAAGCACAAGAAACTGGATGTGCTGATCAACAACGCAGGCGTCTTAAAAAGCCCCGAAAGACTCACAAAAGACGGCCTGGACCTGAGATTCGCTGTAAACACCATCGCACCCTACCTTCTTACAAAACGGCTCTGGTCCCTCTTTGATGAATCCGGCCGAATCATTAACCTGTCCTCCGCCGCGCAAGCTCCTGTGGACTTGTCCGCTTTGATGGGAAAGACCAGCCTCGACAACATGACTGCCTACGCGCAAAGCAAATTAGCCATCACGATGTGGTCCCGCCAAATGGCTTCTGCCACTCCCGGCGCGCCAGTCATCGTTGCCGTAAATCCTGGATCCCTGCTAGCCACTAAGATGGTCAAAGAAGGTTTTGGCATGAGTGGAAAAGATCTAAACATCGGGGCCGAGGTATTGGTCCGAGCCGCACTGGCTGACGAGTTTGCAGATTCCTCTGGAAAATATTTCGACAATGACCTCGGAGTTTTTTCCGATCCTCATCCGGATGCTTTAGACAAAGACAAACTCGCTGCCATTGTCCTCAAGATCGAAGAAATTCTCGATCAACTGAAGGCATCACAAAAGACCCGATAG
- the map gene encoding type I methionyl aminopeptidase, whose protein sequence is MLTESQIPVLREACQIAARVLADLCDQVEVGMNTYDLDQLGKKRIAEMGAESACYQYRVRELFFPSHTCLSLNSEVVHGIGRLDREIKEGDLLSVDVCVRFQGMIGDNARTVLIGKGSAKDEKLLAVTKAALEEGISKAHAGNRVGEISHAVQSYVERNGFSVVRDFVGHGVGETMHEDPQIPNFGKRRSGQRLRPGMALAIEPMVNAGSYRIEMLDDGWTAVTKDGKNSAHFEHTVLVTEEGPEILTVAK, encoded by the coding sequence ATGCTAACCGAAAGCCAGATTCCCGTTCTTCGCGAGGCGTGCCAGATTGCTGCTCGGGTGTTGGCTGATCTCTGTGATCAGGTTGAGGTGGGAATGAATACCTACGATCTGGACCAGTTGGGAAAGAAGCGCATTGCTGAAATGGGTGCTGAAAGTGCCTGCTATCAATATCGCGTGCGTGAACTCTTTTTCCCATCTCACACCTGCCTTTCGCTCAATAGTGAGGTGGTTCACGGAATCGGCCGCTTGGATCGAGAGATCAAGGAAGGAGACTTACTGTCGGTCGACGTTTGTGTGCGGTTCCAGGGGATGATTGGAGACAACGCCCGCACTGTCTTGATAGGGAAAGGTAGTGCAAAAGATGAGAAATTACTCGCCGTAACGAAAGCGGCGTTAGAAGAAGGCATCTCAAAAGCTCATGCGGGTAATCGAGTCGGTGAAATTTCCCACGCGGTGCAGTCCTACGTTGAGCGAAACGGATTCAGTGTGGTTAGGGATTTTGTCGGGCATGGAGTAGGCGAGACCATGCATGAGGATCCTCAGATTCCTAATTTTGGAAAGCGGCGCTCAGGTCAGAGGCTGAGGCCGGGTATGGCGCTTGCGATCGAACCCATGGTAAACGCTGGTAGCTACCGCATCGAAATGCTCGATGACGGTTGGACGGCCGTGACGAAAGACGGAAAGAACTCAGCCCACTTTGAGCATACGGTATTGGTGACTGAGGAAGGTCCTGAGATTTTGACAGTCGCTAAATAG
- the secY gene encoding preprotein translocase subunit SecY produces the protein MLSAFTNCLKIPELRQRIFFTLALLFIARVGANIPMPGIDPAPIKAFFADQASAGGGLIGFYNMFTGGALLNGAIFALGVMPYISASIIMQLMGAVFPALARLQQEGDVGRQKISQYTRYLTIVICIVQAILLITALEKNPGTLIGGDFNPAVYGSIVVSGHLWFLVFGTVILTCGTVILMWLGEQITQRGIGNGISLLITVGILADLPNAIVTAYRMFNAPPGSEAADLGLPHAILMIVLLLVVTAGIVAVTQAQRKIPVQYAKRVVGRKVYGGQNSFLPLKVNYSGVMPVIFASAILLFPAQILQTLEGATGMTFFGDFASFMARGTWFYYLTYGLLILVFSYFWVSLMFKPIQIADDLKKNGGFVPGVRPGEPTARFLDFVMTRLTLAGAMFLTIIAVFPDLLLFVYNVPFQVAIFFGGTGMLITVGVVLDTMRQVETFLLQRHYDGFLKKGRIRGKSQQARNRQMMESMEISDFWKVWRPLLILSAILFILGLVASFVR, from the coding sequence ATGCTTTCTGCTTTTACCAATTGCCTGAAGATTCCTGAGCTTCGTCAGCGGATCTTCTTTACACTTGCGTTGCTGTTTATCGCCCGGGTCGGGGCGAATATCCCAATGCCCGGAATCGATCCGGCACCGATCAAGGCGTTCTTTGCGGATCAGGCATCCGCTGGTGGTGGGCTAATTGGTTTTTACAACATGTTCACCGGGGGTGCGCTTCTGAACGGGGCGATCTTCGCGCTTGGGGTGATGCCTTACATCAGCGCGTCGATTATCATGCAGTTGATGGGCGCGGTTTTCCCGGCACTGGCTCGATTGCAGCAGGAAGGTGATGTTGGGCGGCAAAAGATTAGCCAGTATACCCGCTACCTGACGATCGTGATCTGTATCGTTCAGGCGATCCTCTTGATCACGGCGCTGGAGAAGAATCCGGGAACATTGATTGGGGGCGATTTCAATCCTGCGGTTTATGGCAGTATAGTTGTGTCCGGACATCTCTGGTTTCTGGTCTTCGGGACAGTGATACTGACCTGCGGAACCGTGATCCTCATGTGGTTGGGAGAGCAAATCACCCAAAGAGGAATTGGAAACGGAATCTCTTTGCTCATTACCGTTGGAATTCTCGCAGATCTCCCGAACGCTATCGTAACGGCCTACCGCATGTTCAATGCACCTCCCGGTAGTGAGGCTGCGGATCTGGGATTGCCGCACGCGATTCTGATGATTGTTCTTCTGCTCGTGGTGACTGCTGGAATTGTTGCGGTCACTCAGGCGCAGCGGAAAATCCCGGTCCAGTATGCAAAGCGGGTTGTGGGTCGTAAGGTTTACGGAGGTCAGAATTCCTTCCTCCCGCTCAAGGTGAATTACTCCGGAGTGATGCCGGTGATTTTTGCGAGCGCGATCCTCCTTTTTCCTGCCCAGATCCTACAGACTCTCGAAGGTGCGACTGGAATGACCTTCTTCGGTGACTTCGCCAGTTTCATGGCGCGGGGAACCTGGTTCTATTATCTGACCTATGGTCTGCTGATTTTGGTCTTCAGCTATTTCTGGGTGTCGCTGATGTTCAAGCCGATCCAAATTGCGGACGATTTGAAGAAGAACGGTGGGTTTGTCCCGGGGGTTCGTCCCGGTGAGCCGACGGCCCGGTTCCTTGACTTCGTCATGACTCGGTTGACTTTGGCGGGAGCGATGTTCCTCACCATCATCGCAGTCTTCCCAGACTTGTTGCTCTTCGTTTACAACGTGCCGTTTCAAGTCGCTATCTTTTTCGGAGGTACTGGAATGCTCATCACCGTCGGGGTTGTTCTCGACACCATGCGGCAGGTAGAAACCTTTCTCCTTCAGCGTCACTACGACGGATTCCTGAAGAAGGGACGGATTCGTGGTAAGAGCCAGCAGGCGCGAAACCGCCAGATGATGGAGTCAATGGAGATTTCGGATTTCTGGAAAGTGTGGCGACCGCTTCTGATTCTCTCGGCAATTCTCTTTATTCTCGGTTTGGTCGCTTCGTTCGTTCGGTAG
- the rplO gene encoding 50S ribosomal protein L15: protein MKLHEVIDSNGSNRQKRRLGKGEGNGHGKTCGRGHKGSKSRSGYSIQPGFEGGQMPLFRKLPRRGFSNFKFHKGYAIVNLGDLGRLEDGVTEVDREVLVKAGLVRDNSMPLKVLGNGEIAAALTVKAAKFSASAKEKIEAAGGKAVEG from the coding sequence ATGAAACTGCACGAAGTAATTGATAGTAACGGGTCGAACCGCCAGAAGCGCCGCCTTGGTAAGGGCGAAGGCAACGGTCATGGCAAGACCTGTGGGCGCGGCCACAAGGGAAGCAAGTCGCGGTCAGGCTACAGCATTCAGCCGGGTTTTGAAGGCGGTCAGATGCCCTTGTTCCGCAAGCTACCTCGCCGCGGATTCAGCAACTTCAAGTTCCACAAGGGATACGCGATCGTCAATCTGGGCGACTTGGGGCGTCTCGAAGACGGGGTAACCGAGGTGGACCGTGAGGTGCTTGTAAAAGCGGGCCTGGTTCGGGACAATTCGATGCCTCTCAAGGTGTTGGGCAATGGCGAGATTGCTGCAGCCTTGACCGTCAAAGCAGCAAAATTCTCTGCTTCCGCGAAAGAGAAGATCGAAGCTGCTGGTGGAAAGGCAGTCGAAGGTTGA
- the rpsE gene encoding 30S ribosomal protein S5 codes for MRNSNTSRSPAPEPEESEFVEKVVHINRCAKVVKGGRRFSFAALVVVGDRKGKVGFGYGKAKEVPEAIRKGTEQAHKHMVPIDFSGDTIPHPVVGEADGGKVLLRPASEGTGIIAGGGVRAVLEAAGIKNVLSKSLGSNNQLAMVNATMAGLLTLRTAKTREELHAEATVAV; via the coding sequence ATGAGAAATTCAAACACCAGTCGCTCTCCGGCTCCGGAACCGGAAGAATCGGAATTCGTTGAGAAAGTCGTCCACATCAACCGTTGCGCGAAGGTCGTAAAGGGCGGACGTCGTTTTAGTTTTGCTGCACTCGTTGTCGTCGGTGACCGCAAGGGCAAAGTCGGTTTCGGTTACGGCAAGGCTAAGGAAGTCCCAGAAGCGATCCGCAAGGGAACGGAGCAGGCGCACAAGCACATGGTTCCGATCGACTTTAGCGGTGACACGATTCCACATCCTGTTGTGGGTGAAGCAGACGGAGGTAAGGTCCTTCTTCGCCCTGCCAGTGAGGGAACGGGAATTATTGCTGGCGGTGGAGTGCGTGCTGTGCTCGAGGCCGCTGGAATCAAGAATGTCCTTTCGAAGTCACTCGGTTCCAACAACCAACTGGCGATGGTAAACGCGACAATGGCTGGCTTGCTCACCCTTCGCACGGCGAAGACGCGTGAGGAACTGCATGCTGAGGCCACCGTCGCGGTGTAA
- the rplR gene encoding 50S ribosomal protein L18: MKLAKKKKLAQNRRWRIRKKISGTAERPRLTVCFSNKHIYAQCIDDVEGKTLVYVSSLTKDGEGSKPNIEGARALGEKVASLASEKGIESVVFDRAGRLYHGCVKAFAESARENGLKF; the protein is encoded by the coding sequence ATGAAACTTGCGAAAAAGAAGAAGCTGGCGCAAAACCGCCGGTGGCGAATTCGAAAGAAGATCAGCGGAACGGCCGAGCGTCCCCGTTTGACGGTTTGTTTTTCCAACAAGCACATCTATGCCCAGTGCATTGATGATGTGGAAGGAAAGACTTTGGTTTACGTTTCCTCGCTCACCAAGGATGGCGAAGGTTCCAAGCCAAACATTGAGGGTGCTCGCGCTCTGGGTGAAAAAGTTGCCTCATTGGCCAGTGAGAAGGGGATTGAGTCCGTGGTCTTTGACCGGGCTGGCCGCCTCTATCATGGATGTGTAAAAGCCTTCGCCGAAAGTGCGCGGGAGAACGGATTAAAGTTTTAA
- the rplF gene encoding 50S ribosomal protein L6, which produces MSRIGKLPVAIPDKVKAEITDNTVKIDGPKGSLSQTFDTSVKIEFADGEIRVSPNDSSRRAKAMYGTARSIIANMVAGVVDGFSKKLFIEGVGFRASVSGKVLNLALGYSHPINFAIPEGITITVADNTKVTVEGADKQVVGACAASIKNYYPAEPYKGKGVRIEGEFVRRKEGKKTA; this is translated from the coding sequence ATGAGCAGAATTGGAAAACTTCCGGTGGCGATTCCGGACAAGGTGAAAGCCGAGATTACAGACAACACGGTCAAGATTGATGGTCCGAAAGGATCTCTCTCCCAAACGTTTGACACTTCGGTGAAGATTGAGTTTGCCGATGGCGAGATTCGGGTCTCCCCGAACGACTCCAGCCGCCGTGCGAAGGCCATGTATGGCACTGCCCGGTCGATCATCGCAAATATGGTTGCCGGGGTTGTCGATGGCTTCAGTAAAAAGCTTTTCATCGAAGGTGTTGGATTCCGGGCTTCGGTAAGCGGGAAAGTGCTGAACCTTGCCCTCGGTTACTCACACCCGATCAACTTCGCGATCCCTGAGGGAATCACGATCACGGTTGCGGATAACACGAAAGTGACTGTCGAAGGTGCCGACAAACAGGTTGTTGGTGCTTGCGCGGCAAGTATCAAGAACTACTACCCGGCCGAACCTTACAAAGGTAAGGGCGTTCGGATCGAAGGTGAGTTTGTACGTCGTAAGGAAGGAAAGAAGACCGCGTAA
- the rpsH gene encoding 30S ribosomal protein S8, with amino-acid sequence MAIHDTIGDFLTAIRNGSRAGRETIETPFSKMRLAIGEILVKEGYLNKCEKIEVRTNVPAIRIDLKYVRNVPAITDVQRASRPGCRRYTSSDEMPKVLGGLGFSIISTPKGVLKDSEARRQKVGGEVVCEVW; translated from the coding sequence ATGGCTATTCACGATACTATCGGAGACTTTCTCACCGCGATCCGCAACGGAAGCCGCGCGGGTAGGGAAACGATCGAAACTCCCTTTTCCAAGATGCGCCTCGCGATTGGAGAGATCCTCGTCAAGGAGGGCTATCTGAACAAGTGTGAGAAGATCGAAGTCCGGACCAACGTTCCGGCGATTCGCATTGACCTGAAATACGTGAGGAACGTTCCAGCAATTACCGACGTGCAGCGTGCCAGCCGTCCTGGCTGCCGCCGATACACGTCTTCCGACGAGATGCCCAAGGTTCTCGGAGGTCTTGGCTTTTCGATTATTTCGACGCCGAAGGGTGTGCTAAAGGATTCGGAAGCCCGCCGCCAAAAAGTGGGGGGCGAGGTTGTTTGTGAAGTCTGGTGA
- the rpsN gene encoding 30S ribosomal protein S14 codes for MAKKSAIQRNLKRVRLEEKYRAKRKDLKKKLLDPDLSDEEFFKAQKQLSKLPRNSSPVRLRNRCAVTGRPRAYIRKFGLSRITFREMASEGKIPGVTKSSW; via the coding sequence ATGGCCAAAAAGTCAGCAATCCAACGTAATTTGAAGCGGGTCCGTCTCGAAGAGAAGTATCGGGCGAAGCGCAAGGATTTGAAGAAAAAGCTCCTCGATCCGGATCTCTCTGACGAGGAATTCTTTAAGGCGCAAAAGCAGCTTTCCAAGCTCCCCCGGAATTCGTCTCCGGTGCGGTTGCGTAACCGCTGTGCGGTAACCGGCCGCCCACGCGCTTACATCCGCAAGTTCGGACTTTCCCGTATCACATTTCGTGAGATGGCCAGCGAAGGGAAGATTCCCGGAGTGACCAAATCATCCTGGTAA
- the rplE gene encoding 50S ribosomal protein L5 — protein sequence MSKPKLQSVYQESILPELMKEKGYKNALEVPRLTKVVINTGVSASLDKSAVEEAAKDLGSIAGQKAVITRAKKSISNFKLREGMPIGAKVTLRGARMWDFVYRCLNIALPNIRDFRGVPNKLDGGGNFTLGISDHTIFPEISTDGSKRTVGMDITFVTSATTDDDGHDLLARLGMPFRKSSSSEAEAAAA from the coding sequence ATGAGCAAACCAAAATTACAATCAGTCTATCAAGAGTCCATTCTCCCTGAATTGATGAAGGAGAAGGGCTATAAGAACGCACTCGAAGTGCCTCGCCTGACCAAGGTGGTGATCAACACTGGCGTTAGTGCTAGTCTCGACAAGTCAGCGGTTGAAGAAGCAGCCAAGGACCTTGGCTCGATCGCGGGGCAGAAGGCGGTGATCACTCGCGCGAAGAAGAGTATCTCAAACTTCAAGTTGAGAGAAGGCATGCCAATTGGAGCAAAGGTGACTTTGCGTGGTGCCCGCATGTGGGACTTCGTTTACCGTTGCCTCAACATCGCGCTGCCGAACATTCGCGACTTCCGTGGGGTCCCCAACAAACTCGACGGCGGAGGAAACTTCACCCTCGGAATTTCCGACCACACGATCTTTCCTGAAATCTCTACTGACGGCAGCAAGCGCACCGTTGGGATGGACATCACTTTTGTTACCTCGGCAACCACCGACGATGACGGCCACGACCTTCTGGCCCGTCTGGGTATGCCTTTCCGCAAGAGCTCGTCCTCGGAGGCCGAAGCAGCTGCAGCTTAA
- the rplX gene encoding 50S ribosomal protein L24 encodes MATKIRKGSDVVVIAGEHKGATGKILQMIPAKERVLVEGVNMRKRHERRTQDSEGGIVERESSIHISNVMLQSKKEARAKS; translated from the coding sequence ATGGCTACAAAAATTAGAAAAGGCAGTGACGTCGTCGTGATCGCGGGCGAACACAAAGGCGCTACCGGAAAAATCCTACAGATGATTCCAGCGAAGGAGCGGGTCCTCGTTGAGGGTGTGAACATGCGGAAGCGTCACGAGCGTCGCACACAGGACTCCGAGGGGGGTATCGTTGAACGTGAGTCTTCGATCCATATCTCGAATGTGATGCTTCAGTCAAAGAAGGAGGCACGCGCCAAGAGCTAA
- the rplN gene encoding 50S ribosomal protein L14 codes for MIQMQTRVDVADNSGAKVAQMIRRIGQSKKTASVGDVIVCNVKESATDATVKKGEVVQAVVVRTKAPIRRADGSYLRFDGNAVVIINKDGNPRGTRIFGPVARELRGKFMKIISLAPEVL; via the coding sequence ATGATTCAGATGCAAACCCGAGTAGATGTAGCGGACAACAGTGGCGCAAAGGTTGCCCAGATGATCCGGCGCATCGGTCAAAGTAAGAAAACGGCTTCGGTCGGAGATGTCATTGTCTGCAACGTCAAGGAAAGTGCGACGGATGCGACGGTAAAGAAGGGCGAAGTGGTTCAGGCGGTCGTCGTTCGCACAAAAGCACCGATTCGGCGCGCCGACGGCAGCTACCTTCGTTTCGATGGGAACGCCGTAGTCATCATCAACAAGGATGGTAACCCCCGTGGCACTCGCATCTTCGGACCGGTCGCGCGTGAATTACGCGGTAAATTTATGAAAATCATCTCCCTAGCACCGGAGGTACTGTAA
- the rpsQ gene encoding 30S ribosomal protein S17, with protein MSERNSRKDLIGVVSSRSGEKTIKVTYFYKIPHPLYKKEIKRKTVLHVHDEKNECKVGDKVEVMETRPLSKLKRWRVVRVVEAAPTL; from the coding sequence ATGAGTGAGCGTAACAGCCGCAAGGATTTGATTGGTGTCGTCAGCTCCCGTTCCGGAGAGAAGACGATCAAGGTCACGTATTTTTATAAGATCCCGCATCCTTTGTATAAGAAGGAGATTAAGCGGAAGACCGTGCTTCATGTGCACGACGAAAAGAACGAGTGCAAAGTTGGTGACAAGGTTGAGGTCATGGAGACCCGTCCTCTGAGCAAGCTGAAGCGCTGGCGCGTCGTTCGTGTGGTGGAAGCTGCACCCACGTTGTAA
- the rpmC gene encoding 50S ribosomal protein L29 gives MKSKEARELSVVEIEKKIRDARTELVTLRLRKQTGQVEKPHLLREIRRDLARFQTILKEKKTAEAATAS, from the coding sequence ATGAAGAGCAAAGAAGCTAGAGAACTTTCCGTCGTGGAAATCGAAAAGAAGATCCGCGATGCGAGAACAGAGTTGGTCACCCTCCGTTTGCGGAAGCAGACAGGGCAGGTGGAAAAGCCACACCTACTGCGTGAGATTCGCCGTGACCTCGCCCGTTTCCAAACGATTTTGAAGGAAAAGAAGACTGCGGAAGCCGCTACGGCTTCCTGA
- the rplP gene encoding 50S ribosomal protein L16, with amino-acid sequence MPLLPSRTKYRKVHKGRVRGKAKGGDYLAFGDFGIQTLDRGRMTARQIEAARVAINRHLKRKGKVWIRVFPHRPVTKKPAETRMGKGKGGVEYWAAVIKPGTILFEVSGCSVTAAREAFRKADGKLPFRCRFVSREVLD; translated from the coding sequence ATGCCTCTGCTACCATCGAGAACTAAATACCGGAAGGTCCACAAAGGACGCGTCCGGGGGAAAGCCAAGGGGGGAGATTACCTCGCGTTTGGCGATTTCGGAATTCAAACTCTAGACCGGGGACGGATGACTGCGCGTCAGATTGAAGCGGCGCGTGTCGCGATTAACCGTCACCTGAAGAGAAAAGGGAAGGTCTGGATTCGTGTATTTCCTCATCGTCCTGTGACCAAGAAGCCCGCGGAAACCCGCATGGGTAAAGGAAAGGGTGGCGTAGAATACTGGGCAGCTGTGATTAAGCCCGGCACGATCCTTTTCGAAGTGTCTGGCTGCAGCGTAACTGCTGCACGCGAGGCCTTCCGCAAGGCAGACGGTAAGCTGCCGTTCCGCTGTCGTTTTGTGAGCCGCGAAGTGCTCGATTGA
- the rpsC gene encoding 30S ribosomal protein S3: MGQKVNPIGFRLSVRRNWRARWYARKNDFAPQLKEDIAIRSFLDKRLRAASVPHVFIERASNRIRVTIHTARPGMVIGRRGQDLERMKADLNKKVGKEVLLEVQEIKKPDLVAGLVAENVALQLERRISFRRAMKRAVQTTMAMGAEGIRIQVSGRLGGADIARTEQQRSGRVPLHTLRENIDYGFAEAQTVYGKIGIKCWLCLKPEDVQF; this comes from the coding sequence ATGGGTCAAAAAGTAAATCCAATCGGTTTCCGTCTTTCGGTCCGCCGCAACTGGCGTGCTCGCTGGTATGCGCGCAAGAACGACTTCGCTCCTCAACTCAAAGAGGACATCGCGATCCGTTCCTTTCTCGACAAGCGGTTGCGGGCGGCCTCCGTCCCCCACGTTTTCATCGAGCGTGCCTCCAACCGCATCCGCGTCACGATCCACACCGCTCGTCCGGGTATGGTGATCGGTCGACGCGGCCAGGATCTCGAACGGATGAAGGCAGACCTGAACAAGAAGGTCGGCAAGGAAGTCCTTCTCGAGGTTCAGGAAATCAAAAAGCCTGACCTCGTGGCTGGTTTGGTAGCGGAAAATGTGGCTTTGCAGCTCGAACGACGGATTTCCTTCCGCCGTGCGATGAAGCGTGCGGTTCAAACGACCATGGCTATGGGTGCTGAAGGGATCCGCATCCAGGTGAGCGGTCGCTTGGGTGGTGCTGACATTGCCCGGACCGAGCAGCAGCGTTCCGGCCGCGTGCCACTTCACACCCTGCGTGAGAACATCGACTATGGTTTTGCAGAAGCGCAGACCGTTTACGGAAAAATCGGAATCAAGTGCTGGCTCTGCCTGAAGCCGGAAGACGTGCAATTTTAA
- the rplV gene encoding 50S ribosomal protein L22 produces MQIQAYTKYARMSSKKVRDVAREIQGRNAAEALDLLRFIPRKSARLLRKTLQSAIANAENNNNLVADNLIVERALIEEGPALKRFRPASRGSAHPYSKKTCHIKIVLNDEA; encoded by the coding sequence ATGCAAATACAAGCTTACACCAAATACGCGAGAATGTCCTCGAAGAAGGTCCGCGATGTCGCCCGCGAGATCCAGGGCCGCAACGCTGCTGAGGCACTTGACCTCCTTCGGTTTATTCCCCGTAAGTCAGCCCGCCTTCTCCGCAAGACGCTTCAATCAGCGATCGCGAATGCAGAGAACAACAACAATCTGGTAGCTGACAACCTCATCGTGGAGCGCGCGCTCATCGAAGAAGGTCCTGCTCTCAAGCGTTTCCGCCCGGCCTCCCGCGGTTCGGCTCACCCCTACAGCAAGAAAACCTGCCACATCAAGATCGTCCTGAACGACGAGGCGTAA
- the rpsS gene encoding 30S ribosomal protein S19: MARSIKKGFFVDPSLAKKVEEAQRASSRKPIQTWSRRSTITPDFVGLNLNVHNGRSFVPVYVTENMVGHKLGEFALTRAFKSHNPHTQR; the protein is encoded by the coding sequence ATGGCCCGTTCCATCAAAAAAGGATTCTTCGTGGATCCCAGCCTTGCCAAGAAAGTTGAGGAAGCGCAGCGCGCGAGCTCCCGCAAGCCGATTCAAACTTGGTCCCGCCGTTCCACTATTACGCCGGACTTCGTTGGCCTGAACCTCAATGTCCACAACGGCCGTTCCTTCGTTCCTGTCTACGTGACCGAAAACATGGTGGGGCACAAGCTCGGTGAGTTTGCGCTCACTCGTGCCTTCAAGTCTCACAACCCTCACACCCAACGGTAA